A window of Cohnella herbarum contains these coding sequences:
- the wsfD gene encoding glycan biosynthesis hexose transferase WsfD, translating to MFKGTVNADIRKSIAIITGVAASVLIIVLIMIPPVIGLADSGDFGRVFGITGLTVLDPQQSYEELYFNYAHQKFGYGGYTLGGYISTHVVLVAVAGWIGRVFNGEVFDIRILGACYSVLYVWAITLLVRHTPEAASRRNTLILSILLALSLIFIFGDIGYLAFFQSFFGEPFALIAMLLLVASIMAIASSPSPTGKVLALFIVAALAVATSKIQNAPLGFAFALLAWRMIGLRTDAKWRKQVWTGVAVLAVASALMIIVAPDRLKNTNLYQSIFYGVLKDSPHVAKDMEELGIPEKYAVLAGTNYFQKDTAIPQKDPVLRQEVLEKLSHKDIALYYLRHPSRFMQKLDRAADNAMFIRPYYLGNYDQSAGKPPGAITYRFSGWSQWKHEYMPRNSLAYISLFLAYYVVLGVVWRLNRSRRLRLVAETLAIVALAGIFSCVVPLIGDGEADLGKHLFMFNVCFDMMVISVLTGIVYGGIRLAERAARR from the coding sequence ATGTTTAAGGGGACAGTCAACGCGGATATTCGTAAAAGCATTGCGATCATAACCGGCGTTGCCGCGAGCGTGCTGATTATCGTACTGATTATGATTCCCCCCGTTATCGGGTTAGCGGATAGCGGCGATTTCGGCCGCGTGTTCGGCATAACCGGATTGACGGTGCTTGATCCGCAGCAGTCCTACGAAGAGTTATATTTCAACTATGCGCATCAGAAATTCGGTTACGGCGGCTATACGTTAGGCGGTTACATCTCTACGCACGTCGTTCTTGTGGCCGTTGCCGGATGGATCGGGAGAGTCTTTAACGGAGAAGTATTCGATATTCGGATACTCGGGGCTTGTTATTCCGTCTTGTACGTGTGGGCGATTACTCTGCTCGTTAGGCATACGCCGGAAGCCGCTAGCCGAAGAAATACGTTAATCCTATCGATCCTGTTAGCGCTTAGTTTGATTTTCATATTCGGAGATATCGGCTATTTGGCGTTTTTTCAATCCTTTTTCGGAGAGCCGTTTGCTTTGATTGCCATGTTACTGTTGGTTGCTTCGATCATGGCAATAGCCTCTTCTCCAAGTCCGACCGGTAAGGTGTTAGCACTGTTCATAGTAGCCGCGTTGGCGGTAGCGACCTCGAAAATTCAGAACGCGCCTCTAGGTTTTGCTTTTGCGTTGCTCGCTTGGAGGATGATCGGTTTACGGACCGATGCGAAATGGAGAAAACAAGTATGGACCGGCGTAGCGGTGTTGGCGGTAGCGTCCGCTTTAATGATTATCGTAGCGCCTGATCGACTGAAAAACACGAATTTGTATCAATCGATTTTTTACGGAGTGTTGAAGGACTCGCCGCATGTGGCAAAGGATATGGAGGAGCTTGGGATTCCGGAGAAATACGCCGTACTGGCAGGAACGAATTATTTTCAGAAGGATACGGCCATCCCGCAGAAAGACCCCGTCTTGAGACAGGAAGTACTGGAGAAACTGAGTCATAAGGACATTGCTCTGTATTATTTGCGCCACCCTTCAAGATTCATGCAGAAGCTGGATAGAGCGGCGGACAACGCGATGTTTATCCGGCCTTATTACCTGGGTAATTATGATCAATCGGCGGGTAAACCTCCGGGTGCGATTACTTATCGATTCAGCGGATGGAGCCAGTGGAAGCACGAATATATGCCGCGTAATTCCCTTGCGTACATAAGCCTATTTCTGGCATATTATGTCGTGTTAGGCGTAGTATGGCGGTTAAACCGCTCAAGGAGGCTGCGACTGGTTGCCGAGACTTTGGCGATCGTTGCGTTGGCGGGTATTTTCTCTTGCGTTGTGCCTCTTATTGGCGATGGAGAAGCCGATCTAGGCAAGCATTTGTTTATGTTTAATGTCTGCTTTGATATGATGGTAATAAGCGTACTCACGGGAATCGTATACGGGGGTATTCGCCTCGCGGAACGAGCAGCCCGGAGGTAG
- the tmk gene encoding dTMP kinase, translating to MSGGLFITIEGGEGAGKTTLISRLSERIYKETKRRTRSTREPGGVPIAESIRKVILDTKNTKMEAKTEALLYAAARRQHLVEIVMPALSKGDIIICDRFVDSSLAYQGYARGLGIDKVWEINRFATEDCMPHLTLYLDLDPELGLSRIEANAHREVNRLDLESLSFHMKVREGYLEVMKRFPDRIRMLDASGNPEEIADQAWEHVSGSLSGQ from the coding sequence GTGTCGGGCGGACTGTTTATTACGATAGAAGGCGGAGAAGGAGCGGGCAAGACGACGCTTATCTCCAGATTGTCGGAAAGAATATATAAGGAAACGAAACGAAGAACCCGCAGTACTCGGGAACCCGGAGGCGTTCCGATCGCGGAATCGATCCGCAAGGTCATTCTGGATACGAAGAATACGAAAATGGAAGCCAAGACCGAAGCCTTGTTATACGCGGCGGCTCGTCGGCAGCATCTCGTCGAAATCGTAATGCCGGCTTTAAGCAAGGGCGACATTATAATCTGCGATCGTTTCGTAGACAGCAGTCTTGCTTATCAAGGATATGCGCGAGGACTCGGGATCGATAAGGTATGGGAGATCAATCGATTTGCGACTGAAGATTGTATGCCGCACCTGACGCTGTATCTTGATCTTGATCCGGAGTTGGGCTTGTCTCGTATTGAAGCCAATGCCCATAGAGAGGTGAACCGACTCGATCTGGAAAGCCTATCCTTCCATATGAAGGTAAGGGAAGGGTATCTAGAGGTCATGAAAAGGTTTCCCGACAGAATTCGAATGCTGGATGCTTCGGGCAATCCGGAAGAAATCGCCGATCAAGCGTGGGAGCACGTAAGCGGATCGTTAAGCGGACAATAA
- a CDS encoding cyclic-di-AMP receptor encodes MKLLIAVIQDKDSNRLSNALIKEGFRATKLASTGGFLRAGNTTFLIGIEDDRIQSALDVIRANCKVRDQLVTPVSPVSGAADSYIPFPVEVQVGGAAVFVLPVERFEHF; translated from the coding sequence ATGAAATTACTGATTGCCGTAATTCAAGATAAGGATAGCAACCGGCTGTCGAATGCGTTAATTAAGGAAGGGTTCCGGGCGACCAAGCTGGCGAGTACCGGAGGATTCCTGCGGGCGGGCAATACGACCTTCCTGATCGGAATCGAGGACGACCGGATTCAAAGCGCCCTTGACGTCATTCGAGCCAACTGCAAAGTACGCGACCAGCTTGTCACGCCGGTATCTCCCGTAAGCGGAGCGGCGGATTCTTATATCCCTTTCCCGGTCGAAGTACAGGTGGGCGGAGCCGCCGTGTTCGTGCTTCCGGTCGAGCGGTTTGAACACTTCTAA
- a CDS encoding YaaR family protein produces the protein MKIQSGYYPVNKAVQRGEMMARPTQTQNFGDMMQQQEEQRTHEELQRKLEDIRLQGDRLTRSMTVRELVLYRQMVKAFLEDTVRRGIALKETKGWDRRGRGKRYKLLEEVDAMLVAMGEELLQSEEGRIDLLHKVGEIRGILINILF, from the coding sequence ATGAAGATCCAGTCAGGCTACTATCCCGTCAACAAGGCGGTGCAGCGCGGAGAGATGATGGCGAGACCGACGCAGACTCAGAACTTCGGCGATATGATGCAGCAGCAGGAGGAGCAGAGGACGCACGAGGAGCTTCAGCGGAAGCTCGAAGACATCCGGCTGCAGGGCGATCGGTTAACCCGTTCCATGACCGTTCGGGAACTGGTGCTGTATCGGCAGATGGTCAAAGCCTTCTTGGAGGACACCGTCCGCCGCGGCATTGCATTGAAGGAAACGAAAGGCTGGGACCGTAGAGGTCGCGGCAAAAGATATAAATTGCTGGAAGAGGTCGACGCGATGCTCGTGGCGATGGGAGAAGAGCTGCTGCAAAGCGAGGAAGGCAGAATCGACCTCCTTCACAAGGTCGGCGAAATTCGCGGCATTTTGATTAATATTTTATTTTGA